In the Arachis ipaensis cultivar K30076 chromosome B10, Araip1.1, whole genome shotgun sequence genome, one interval contains:
- the LOC107623064 gene encoding filament-like plant protein 7 encodes MNNKPWLWRKKSMEKTIFAMDKGVSPPGTNEEGVNKQPTDIKPGLERSPESPDKKLATVLLDYHAGNDPSMERNHRPQQEIRGMEGAEQVESANDSDKGSPAETVTSTNATCHEPFQQPSYIQEQEQIQKELEEKLRESSKRIAELTAENAHLANALLVKEKSIEDLLQCKQQAEAEFTTLMARLDATEKENVFLRYEFHVLEKELEIRKEEINYSRQYADDSHKQYLISAENVSKLEAECQRLHTLLHKSSPGPANLVNTKNEARKTRRETDMRRKKPNPTRDLVCKNNDIRNSTKVSEKSIGLVFKRLQDLDEENKALKRILTQRNTELDSSRIMYAETASRLSQAEILLRKFSENQKSMELAKYYPTSSELSLISKFDVASDDGAISTGSWANALISELEHLRTAEGEWHKNMSFFMDDFVEMEKQAIVSVDTPKRGYCSDTSGRELVPVEQDISFTEGEQQNQFKHPSERSFDWLQVVLNAILEESRLSKRSLDELFDDIKIAFGCMNHPTTCKPDNSFSGSGEAKSSKQCDSHLRKSIHKIIKLIEGIAPESFICNNSSDCLEDNSHSNISHSPTSKEYFVHVFQWKVSDLNPLLHQLVHTCKDLLTGTANSENFFEEVAFALEWSINNCATSTNASIARDKIRRHFGSLLSKIDTGNQRDCDDKQSFRSTSGAYSDDQGVCLNTQKNQYDPIEENRKLKEDLRCTISAKKDVEAKLTEANQNLTKQCQEAQNSIKGLESEMATLRESKGIIEDQIEKQKMINEDLDTQLTIAQAKLNDFCQKFSSLEVELEDKKNSCEELEATCLELQLQLESIAKKDAPIYGRCDAEKIYQTGWEITTASSKLAECQETILNLGKQLKALASSNETAPFDRVVSATSTTMANPTQKKNLVKRSSLRNQMQAEDDAMAEIHDPVQVGESECSKDTDKPPLLQSEEDSAMHGPEVIANASQPSVTSEQNDRSIAAMGSLAIVPSKKQGSLGFLKKLLLRQKKGKVKGTKILVK; translated from the exons ATGAACAATAAACCATGGCTTTGGAGGAAAAAATCTATGGAGAAGACAATCTTTGCAATGGACAAAGGTGTAAGCCCTCCTGGAACCAATGAAGAAGGG GTAAATAAACAGCCAACagatataaaacctggattggaAAGATCACCGGAAAGTCCAGACAAGAAGTTGGCAACAGTTCTCCTTGATTACCACGCCGGAAACGATCCTTCCATGGAACGCAACCATAGGCCCCAACAAGAAATTAGAG GCATGGAAGGGGCAGAACAAGTCGAATCTGCCAATGATTCAGATAAAGGATCACCTGCTGAAACCGTAACTTCAACCAATGCAACATGCCATGAACCTTTTCAGCAACCAAGTTATATTCAAGAACAAGAGCAGATTCAGAAAGAACTGGAAGAGAAGTTGAGAGAATCAAGTAAAAGGATAGCCGAGTTAACTGCTGAGAATGCTCATCTAGCTAATGCCTTACTAGTCAAAGAAAAATCTATTGAGGACTTGCTTCAATGCAAACAACAAGCAGAAGCAGAGTTTACTACCTTGATGGCAAGGTTAGATGCCACTGAGAAGGAAAATGTTTTCCTCCGATATGAGTTTCACGTGCTGGAAAAGGAACTTGAGATCAGGAAGGAGGAGATCAACTATAGTCGTCAGTATGCAGATGACTCGCATAAACAATATCTTATAAGTGCTGAGAATGTCTCAAAGTTGGAAGCCGAGTGCCAGAGACTCCACACGCTGCTGCATAAAAGCTCACCTGGTCCTGCTAATTTAGTGAATACGAAAAATGAAGCCAGAAAGACGAGGAGGGAGACAGATATGAGAAGAAAAAAGCCTAATCCTACCAGAGATTTGGTTTGCAAGAACAATGATATTAGAAACTCTACCAAAGTATCCGAGAAGAGCATCGGCTTGGTGTTCAAACGGTTACAAGATCTGGATGAGGAAAACAAGGCTCTGAAAAGAATTTTAACCCAGAGAAATACTGAACTAGATTCATCAAGAATCATGTATGCTGAAACAGCTTCCAGATTATCACAGGCTGAGATTTTGCTCAGGAAGTTTTCTGAGAATCAGAAGTCCATGGAGCTAGCAAAGTATTATCCCACATCAAGTGAACTTTCtttaatatcaaaatttgatGTTGCTAGTGATGATGGAGCGATCTCTACTGGATCCTGGGCAAATGCTCTTATTTCAGAACTTGAGCATTTGAGAACTGCAGAGGGTGAATGGCATAAGAACATGAGtttcttcatggatgactttgtTGAGATGGAGAAACAAGCCATAGTTTCGGTTGATACTCCTAAAAGAGGATACTGCTCTGATACAAGTGGGAGGGAACTGGTGCCAGTTGAACAAGATATTAGCTTCACTGAAGGGGAACAGCAGAATCAATTCAAACATCCATCTGAGAGATCATTTGATTGGCTACAAGTTGTTTTGAATGCAATCTTGGAAGAGAGCCGCTTATCAAAACGAAGCCTTGATGAACTGTTTGATGACATAAAAATTGCTTTTGGTTGCATGAATCACCCAACAACCTGTAAACCTGATAACAGTTTCAGTGGTTCTGGGGAAGCAAAAAGTTCCAAACAATGTGACTCTCATTTGAGAAAGTCAATACATAAAATTATCAAGCTCATTGAAGGAATCGCTCCCGAATCATTCATCTGTAACAACTCTTCAGATTGCTTGGAGGATAACTCGCATTCTAACATATCTCATTCACCAACATCTAAAGAATACTTTGTTCATGTTTTCCAATGGAAGGTTTCAGACTTGAATCCTCTTCTGCATCAACTTGTTCATACCTGCAAAGATTTGCTAACAGGGACAGCAAATTCGGAAAATTTTTTTGAGGAGGTAGCATTTGCTTTGGAGTGGAGCATCAATAACTGTGCCACCTCCACAAATGCTTCAATTGCAAGAGATAAGATCAGGAGGCATTTTGGCTCTCTTCTGTCCAAAATTGATACCGGGAATCAAAGAGATTGTGATGATAAACAGTCTTTTCGCTCCACCTCGGGTGCTTATTCAGATGACCAAGGTGTATGCCTCAACACACAGAAAAATCAGTATGACCCCATTGAAGAAAATAGGAAGTTGAAAGAGGATCTGAGATGCACAATATCTGCAAAGAAGGACGTGGAAGCCAAGCTGACCGAGGCGAATCAGAACTTGACAAAACAGTGTCAAGAAGCACAGAATAGTATCAAAGGTTTAGAATCAGAAATGGCAACATTGAGAGAATCCAAAGGAATAATTGAAGATCAGATTGAAAAACAGAAGATGATAAATGAAGATCTTGACACCCAGCTTACCATAGCACAAGCCAAGTTAAATGATTTCTGTCAAAAGTTCTCATCCTTAGAAGTCGAATTGGAGGATAAAAAGAACTCCTGTGAAGAATTAGAAGCAACTTGTCTTGAGCTTCAGCTCCAGCTGGAAAG CATTGCGAAGAAAGATGCTCCAATATATGGTAGATGTGATGCGGAAAAGATATATCAAACT GGCTGGGAGATCACAACAGCTTCATCAAAGTTGGCGGAGTGCCAAGAAACCATCCTCAACCTTGGGAAACAACTCAAGGCACTTGCTTCGTCTAATGAAACAGCACCTTTTGACAGGGTAGTCTCTGCGACTAGTACTACTATGGCCAATCCTACTCAAAAGAAGAACCTGGTCAAACGATCTTCTCTACGCAACCAAATGCAAGCTGAGGATGATGCTATGGCAGAGATCCATGATCCTGTTCAAGTTGGAGAGAGTGAATGCAGTAAAGATACAGATAAGCCACCCCTTCTTCAATCCGAAGAGGATAGTGCTATGCATGGTCCAGAAGTCATAGCTAATGCTTCACAACCAAGTGTTACATCAGAGCAAAATGATAGAAGCATTGCTGCTATGGGGTCTCTGGCAATTGTACCGAGTAAAAAACAAGGAAGCCTTGGTTTTCTGAAGAAGCTACTACTAAGACAAAAGAAAGGGAAAGTTAAAGGCACTAAGATATTGGTAAAATGA